Within Anaerolineae bacterium, the genomic segment GTTAAAATGCTGGAGTTATTTTTTTACAGATACATAGGTATTAATGCTGCGGGCGATAGTGAAATTGCTAATGGAAGTGGTATTTTTATAACGGTCAACGCTAGCAACAACTATGTTGGCACCTCTGGTGCCATGCGCGATGTCGAGAGAAATGTGATTAGTGGTAATGACGGCAACGGCATTACAGTGGAAGGTACTAGAAATTTTGTTGCCGGAAACTTTATCGGCACTGACGCAACAGGCAGTTTTGGCATCGGTAATGCGGTGGGGGTATATGTGAGGGTAGGAACATCAAATGTTGTTGGCATCTCTGATAATGGTATAGCCGATCCAAAGGAGGGCAATGTCATCAGTGGCAACGATTTCAATGGCATTGTCGTGGAATCTACTAATGGTACGGTTATCGCCGGCAACATTGTTGGGCTTGATGCGCAAGGAAATACAGCCGTACCCAATGGCAACCGCGGAATAGGCATCTTGGGTAATACCACAACCAATACTCGGATTGGTTCCAATGGTAATGGCATCTCTGACACCCTGGAACGAAATGTAATTTCCGGCAATCTTAATGACGGCATCATTAGTAATGGGGGCGACAATACGGCTGTACGCTGTAATCTTATTGGTGTCTCGGCAGACGGTACCGTGCCGCTGCCAAATGGGGGCGATGGCATTCAATTGGCCCAAGGCGCAGATGGCAATTACCTGCTCAGAAACAATTTAATTGCTCATAACCCGGTTGGGGTACGGTTTGCAAGCAATACCGTTAGTCTGGCATTTTTCAATAACCGCATTAAGGGTAATGGCACCGGCTTCCTCAACAAGTCGGCCAGTACGGTTATGTCTGGATAGTTGGCTTCATTGTTGCTGTTCGGCCTTTAGTCGCCAATACCCTGGAATGGATCAATCAGTGGACGATAGCGGAAGGCGTTGCCGCTGCTGTTTTACTGGTCTTAACGCTGGTGGGTTTAGGGTGGCAATATCGGGCCAATTCAGCCGGCGTTACCGGCCAGCAGATTCGCTGGGTGGTTTTTGGCGCTCTGTTAGCCGGAGGACTCGGCTTTATTTTTTACATTTTGCCCGGCGCGCTTGGCATGGAACAGATGAACCCTAATCTAATGGGGCTGATTGTGCTGATTTTTCCCCTGGCGGTGGCTGTGGCCATTGTGCAGTACAATCTGTTTGATATTGACGCCATTCTCAACCGGACGCTGGTCTACGGCGCTCTCACGGTTAGCACAATGGGGCTTTACGTTTTCCTTGTCGGCTACGTTGGCAACCTCTTTCAGGCCCGCGAGCGCTCGCTCATTGCTTTTCTGGCGACCGGCTTGGTCGCCATCCTCTTTCAACCTCTACGCGAGCGTTTACAGCGTTCGGTCAATCGGTTAATGTATGGCGAGCGAGACGACCCGGTAGCCGTGCTTTCAAAATTAGGGCAGCGCCTGGAAGCGGCCATCACGCCAACCAGAGTATTGCCGGGTATTGTGGAGACTGTGGCTCAGGCGTTGAAACTACCTTATGCCGCCATTGAATTGCGGCAGGAGGATGATTATAAACCAGCGGCCGCCTTCGGCTTGCCCACGGCAACGATCGAACGGCTACCGCTAATTTACCAGGCGGATACCATCGGTTATTTGGCGGTGGCCCCGCGCGGTCCCGGCGAGTCCTTCAGCCCGGCGGATATGAAGCTGCTGAAAAACGTCGCCCATCAGGCTGGGACGGCGGTCTACGCCGTTCAACTCACCACTGCTCTGCAACATTCACGTCAACAATTGGTCACGGCTCGTGAGGAAGAGCGTCGTCGGCTGCGGAGAGATTTACACGATGGTCTTGGGCCTCAGTTAGCCAGCCAAATGTTGACCATTGACGCCATTGGCAAACTTTTGAAACGAGAACCGGCCCGGGCCGAAAGCCTTTTGCAAGACCTCAAACATCAGGCCCAAACCGCCATTGGCGACATTCGACGCCTAGTTTACGATTTGCGGCCACCAACACTTGATGACCTGGGGCTGGTGGCGGCGTTGGGCGAAGGGGCCAGGCATTATCAGCAGAGCGGATTACAGATCACCATTGACGCGCCGGAGCATCTTCCCCCTTTGCCTGCCGCCGTTGAAGTGGCCGCCTACCGCATTGCCCAGGAGGCGCTCACTAACGTTGTTCGCCACGCGCAGGCCGCTACTTGCCAGGTCCGGCTCGGCCTCGACGATGCCAACGGCAATGGTCGGGGACTGCGTCTGGAAATTCAGGATGATGGCCGGGGCTTGCCACCACAGCATCGAGCCGGGGTGGGCAGCCAGGCAATGCGCGAACGGGTGATGGAACTTGGCGGCCGTTTTGTGATTGAATCCCGGAAGAGTAGAGGAACCCGGGTTTCTGTCTGGCTGCCGCTGCTTGAGGAGAACGCATGAAAACTATCCGCATTCTGATTGCCGATGACCATCCGGTGTTTCGCTTTGGCTTGCGCGCCTTGCTGCAAGCGGAAACGGATACCGAGGTGGTAGGGGAAGCAACCGGTGGCGAAGAAGCCGTTGCCCTGGCCGCCAAACTTGACCCTGACGTGGTCCTGATGGATATCAATATGCCGGAGATTAACGGCATCGAGGCCACGCGGCGTATTCTACAAAATAACCCAAACGTC encodes:
- a CDS encoding GAF domain-containing sensor histidine kinase, which gives rise to MGLGWQYRANSAGVTGQQIRWVVFGALLAGGLGFIFYILPGALGMEQMNPNLMGLIVLIFPLAVAVAIVQYNLFDIDAILNRTLVYGALTVSTMGLYVFLVGYVGNLFQARERSLIAFLATGLVAILFQPLRERLQRSVNRLMYGERDDPVAVLSKLGQRLEAAITPTRVLPGIVETVAQALKLPYAAIELRQEDDYKPAAAFGLPTATIERLPLIYQADTIGYLAVAPRGPGESFSPADMKLLKNVAHQAGTAVYAVQLTTALQHSRQQLVTAREEERRRLRRDLHDGLGPQLASQMLTIDAIGKLLKREPARAESLLQDLKHQAQTAIGDIRRLVYDLRPPTLDDLGLVAALGEGARHYQQSGLQITIDAPEHLPPLPAAVEVAAYRIAQEALTNVVRHAQAATCQVRLGLDDANGNGRGLRLEIQDDGRGLPPQHRAGVGSQAMRERVMELGGRFVIESRKSRGTRVSVWLPLLEENA